Proteins from a single region of Palaemon carinicauda isolate YSFRI2023 chromosome 1, ASM3689809v2, whole genome shotgun sequence:
- the LOC137620644 gene encoding uncharacterized protein, which translates to MLRDKLVIGLKEESTHRIVLTEKNLTFTCAVEIAVAREAADKDVNEFRQKSNTHSREVNTIKITSSKANFFLKKKHKQGKKEKEKGKIPDKACNGCGKSHWKSDCPFKNAECYLCKCTVHIAKVLDNQAIVIVKNSDTNLLGRDLLPPLYVFPSLADSSVLAVTDETVESKFPDVFEEELGTFKGREVSFDLKESVSPKYCQARNVPYSMSTKVDPTLDKLLEQDIIQPLPHSNWAAPIVPILKGDGTIHICGDYWLIINQATQVTADPVLTVGSGNFLSKLDMTNAYNQIVLSPESHPQTTINTHCGLFQYNRLCFGIASAPSIFQHVVEDLLRDGERSSSTPFCAQEVPSLSVGKEELSVQQGCLLWGSRVIIPPQGREQMLRELHQEHLGSTEMKQLARSYFWWPGFDHEIEKLSASCKSFWLIELYLRKLLFIHGTGLIYHGYPVSLKMDRSTFTEVVKPLLGEEMLPVIDWMKNKSLILLELKCESCSTFMTWISDINREATAQKCLIDINQCFLESKRE; encoded by the exons ATGCTTCGGGATAAGCTAGTTATAGGTCTTAAAGAGGAGAGCACACACCGCATTGTTTTGACAGAGAAAAATCTAACTTTTACCTGTGCAGTAGAAATTGCTGTTGCTAGGGAAGCAGCTGACAAAGATGTAAATGAGTTCCGTCAGAAATCTAATACTCATAGTCGTGAGGTAAATACAATTAAGATTACTAGTTCCAAAGCTAATTTCTTTCTTAAGAAGAAGCATAAGCAAggaaagaaggagaaagagaaaggaaaaataccaGATAAGGCGTGTAATGGGTGTGGTAAAAGCCACTGGAAAAGTGACTGTCCTTTCAAAAATGCAGAATGTTATTTGTGCAAGTGCACGGTGCATATTGCAAAG GTCTTGGATAACCAAGCCATAGTTATTGTTAAGAATTCTGATACTAATCTATTAGGGCGAGATTTGTTGCCACCCCTTTATGTTTTCCCAAGTCTAGCTGATAGTTCAGTCCTTGCTGTGACGGATGAGACAGTAGAATCCAAGTTTCCAGATGTTTTTGAAGAGGAACTGGGGACTTTTAAAGGCAGAGAAGTTTCTTTTGACTTAAAGGAGTCTGTATCCCCTAAGTATTGTCAGGCTCGTAATGTTCCCTATTCCATGAGTACTAAGGTTGATCCCACATTAGATAAGTTGTTAGAGCAAGATATTATTCAGCCTTTGCCTCATTCTAATTGGGCTGCCCCAATTGTACCCATACTCAAAGGAGATGGTACCATACATATTTGCGGTGATTATTGGTTAATCATTAACCAAGCTACTCAGGTTACGGCAGATCCGGTACTTACTGTGGGTAGTGGAAATTTTCTTTCTAAATTAGATATGACTAATGCCTATAATCAGATTGTACTTAGTCCTGAGTCACACCCTCAGACTACTATTAATACGCATTGTGGTCTGTTTCAGTACAATCGTTTGTGCTTTGGTATAGCTAGTGCACCCAGTATATTCCAGCATGTTGTAGAGGATTTGCTAAGAG ATGGAGAAAGAAGCAGTAGCACTCCTTTTTGCGCTCAAGAAGTTCCATCATTATCTGTGGG GAAAGAAGAATTGAGCGTTCAACAAGGTTGCCTTCTATGGGGATCTAGAGTGATCATTCCTCCTCAAGGGAGAGAGCAGATGCTAAGAGAATTGCATCAAGAGCATTTGGGCTCTACTGAAATGAAGCAGCTAGCTCGTAGCTACTTCTGGTGGCCTGGATTTGATCACGAAATTGAGAAGTTGTCAGCCAGTTGTAAAAGTTTTTGGCTAATAGAGCTCTATCTAAGAAAGCTCCTCTTCATCCACGGGACTGGCTTGATATACCATGG ATATCCAGTATCCCTCAAGATGGATAGGTCTACGTTCACGGAGGTCGTGAAACCATTACTTGGGGAGGAAATGTTACCTGTGATTGACTGGATGAAGAACAAATCACTTATTCTACTGGAATTAAAATGTGAATCATGCAGTACATTTATGACCTGGATAAG CGATATCAATAGAGAAGCAACTGCACAAAAATGTCTAATTGATATAAATCAGTGCTTCTTAGAAAGTAAACGGGAATAA